In Fibrobacter succinogenes, the following are encoded in one genomic region:
- a CDS encoding DUF4153 domain-containing protein, protein MDFTAIKKYPSQISTAFKRFPLASAFAIFASVAFIYVYENFNYPYFSKLTYWLSIYPMAATMIALTISLVQESRKKFSTIPHVVAGAVWLAISIALAFHRVQSDTYAENAYVWITLKFIYTTVFLSIFIAPFFKQKDENGFWAFLMKNIKAAVIAIVISAFLLAAIDGLLFGFLNLFDIKVSGSPFAYSAIICSCTIFPILFFSGIPSIDECLQETPALNKFQASANKFLFLPVISLYIILLYAYIAKIIIQWEMPKGMVSYLVSASMLLMLLRVTLTLPERINPKPSFEKTLLKILPAACIPLVILMSVGIMRRISDYGISENRYYVVAINIFFYAIIAILLTPKIICKSKYIAIVFCSMFFIATNGPLSALNVTHRIWMESIKTELAEEGYNKFPLSMEDAQNFVDRLKVKNTPHTETVLSRLKKLNIRGDEDLAQYITIKNRYNINYDSNNNSNRVSIIKTYIPAKDKYFAIPQNVSQVSYLYKIFHQEDYEFSNDTLFFQLKPQKLDKTFKFFITITDLKQKNVRLLETEGAKIVVESFDINIISGNNKESYFTIHGFLFLE, encoded by the coding sequence ATGGACTTTACAGCAATCAAGAAATACCCGAGTCAAATTTCGACGGCATTCAAGCGGTTTCCGCTCGCATCAGCATTTGCCATTTTTGCATCAGTCGCATTCATCTACGTTTATGAAAACTTCAATTATCCATATTTTAGCAAATTAACTTATTGGCTGTCCATCTATCCGATGGCGGCCACAATGATAGCCCTCACGATTTCGCTGGTCCAGGAATCCCGGAAAAAATTCAGCACCATCCCCCATGTCGTCGCCGGGGCCGTATGGCTAGCCATCTCCATCGCACTAGCCTTTCACCGCGTTCAATCCGACACCTATGCCGAAAACGCTTATGTCTGGATAACATTAAAATTTATCTATACAACCGTTTTCTTGAGCATTTTCATCGCCCCATTTTTCAAGCAAAAAGACGAAAACGGATTCTGGGCATTCTTGATGAAGAATATAAAAGCCGCTGTCATCGCCATCGTTATTTCAGCATTCCTGCTCGCCGCAATTGACGGACTCCTATTCGGATTTTTAAACCTGTTCGACATCAAGGTCTCTGGAAGCCCTTTTGCCTACTCGGCGATCATCTGTTCATGCACCATATTCCCCATCTTGTTTTTCTCAGGCATTCCCTCCATCGATGAATGCCTGCAAGAAACACCTGCTTTGAACAAATTCCAAGCCAGTGCGAACAAGTTCCTGTTCTTGCCGGTGATTTCGCTCTATATCATTCTCCTTTACGCCTACATCGCAAAAATCATCATCCAGTGGGAAATGCCCAAAGGAATGGTTTCCTACCTCGTTTCGGCATCCATGTTGCTCATGCTTCTGCGTGTCACGCTGACGCTCCCCGAACGCATCAACCCCAAGCCATCTTTCGAAAAGACGCTCCTGAAAATTCTCCCCGCCGCCTGCATCCCTCTTGTCATCCTGATGTCCGTCGGCATCATGCGCAGAATCTCCGATTACGGGATTTCAGAAAACCGCTATTACGTCGTCGCCATCAACATCTTCTTCTATGCCATAATTGCAATCCTCCTTACACCCAAAATCATTTGCAAATCCAAGTACATTGCCATCGTTTTTTGCAGCATGTTCTTTATCGCCACAAACGGTCCCCTGAGCGCCCTCAATGTCACGCACCGCATCTGGATGGAAAGCATCAAGACTGAACTTGCCGAAGAAGGCTACAACAAATTCCCGTTAAGCATGGAAGACGCTCAAAATTTCGTTGACCGATTAAAGGTCAAGAACACCCCCCATACAGAAACAGTCCTCTCACGATTAAAAAAACTCAATATAAGAGGTGACGAAGATCTCGCCCAATATATTACCATCAAAAACCGCTATAACATCAACTATGATTCTAACAATAACAGCAATCGCGTTTCCATCATCAAAACATATATTCCCGCAAAAGACAAATATTTCGCCATTCCTCAAAACGTATCCCAAGTCTCTTACCTTTACAAGATCTTCCATCAAGAAGATTACGAATTCAGCAATGACACGCTATTTTTCCAGCTCAAACCACAAAAGCTCGACAAAACTTTCAAGTTTTTTATAACAATAACAGATTTGAAACAAAAAAATGTTCGACTCCTTGAAACCGAAGGAGCAAAAATTGTAGTCGAAAGCTTTGACATCAATATCATAAGCGGCAACAATAAAGAGAGCTATTTCACCATCCACGGCTTCCTTTTCCTGGAGTAA
- a CDS encoding DUF4153 domain-containing protein, with protein MDFTAIKKYPSQISTAFKRFPLASAFAIFASVAFIYDIKCSNSPFTNRLEHWLLIYPIAAMLISLAVSLVQESRQSFSKIPQIVASAIWIAISVALTLYFPKDSNDHNQIYVGTTYFLIYTTTFLSIFIAPFFKQKNENGFWVFLTKSIKVFVISIVITYVLDTAVNLLLLGFFHLFDIRMPEKTFLYITVFCTCTVCPILIFSGLPSIDDCLQETPALNKFETSTNKFLFLPVLSLYIILLYAYIAKIIIQWEMPKGMVSYLVSASMLFMVLQVTLMHPKRINPKQSFEKKLLKILPAACIPLVILMSVGIFRRIADYGISESRYYVVAINIFFYAIIAILLTPKIICKSKYIAIIFCSIFLILTNGPLSALNVTHRIWMESIKTELAEEGYNKFPLSEEDSQKFIDQLKAKKSPQTETVISRIKSRNIKFDKELAQYITTNNINFHTNNYDKIEPISILIAFIHAPKDNYLDIPQNVSKVSYFYKTFRQEDYEFRNDTLFFQLSPKKLDKTFKFFITKEALEQKNVRILETEGAKIGVEKLDINIIKDDKKESYFNIRGFLFLE; from the coding sequence ATGGACTTTACAGCAATCAAGAAATATCCGAGTCAAATCTCGACGGCATTCAAGCGGTTTCCGCTCGCATCGGCATTTGCCATTTTTGCATCAGTCGCATTCATATATGACATAAAATGTTCTAATTCACCCTTTACCAATCGCCTTGAACATTGGCTGCTCATTTACCCCATCGCGGCAATGCTCATTTCGCTCGCGGTATCGCTCGTCCAAGAATCCCGACAAAGCTTTAGCAAAATTCCACAAATCGTGGCAAGTGCCATATGGATTGCCATCTCTGTTGCATTAACGCTTTACTTTCCCAAAGACTCCAACGACCACAATCAAATCTATGTTGGAACGACCTACTTTCTCATATACACCACAACTTTTTTAAGTATTTTCATCGCCCCATTTTTCAAACAAAAAAATGAAAACGGCTTTTGGGTATTTCTAACAAAGAGCATAAAAGTTTTCGTCATCTCCATCGTCATCACTTACGTATTAGACACAGCAGTCAACCTGCTCCTATTAGGATTTTTTCATCTTTTCGACATCAGGATGCCCGAAAAAACATTCTTATACATAACCGTTTTTTGCACTTGCACCGTCTGCCCCATCCTGATTTTTTCTGGCCTTCCCTCCATCGACGACTGCCTGCAAGAAACCCCTGCCTTGAATAAATTCGAAACCAGCACGAACAAGTTCCTATTCTTGCCGGTGCTTTCGCTCTACATCATCCTTCTTTACGCCTACATTGCAAAAATCATCATCCAATGGGAAATGCCCAAAGGAATGGTTTCCTACCTCGTTTCCGCATCCATGTTATTCATGGTTCTGCAGGTTACGCTGATGCACCCCAAACGCATCAACCCCAAACAATCTTTCGAAAAGAAACTCCTGAAAATTCTCCCCGCCGCCTGCATTCCCCTCGTGATTTTGATGTCCGTTGGTATCTTCCGCCGAATCGCTGACTACGGGATTTCAGAAAGCCGCTATTACGTCGTCGCCATCAACATTTTCTTCTATGCCATAATTGCAATCCTCCTTACACCCAAAATCATTTGCAAATCCAAGTACATCGCAATCATCTTTTGCAGTATTTTCCTCATCCTCACGAACGGTCCCCTGAGCGCCCTCAATGTCACGCACCGCATCTGGATGGAAAGCATCAAGACTGAACTTGCCGAAGAAGGCTACAACAAATTCCCACTAAGCGAAGAAGACTCCCAAAAATTCATCGACCAATTGAAAGCCAAGAAGAGCCCGCAAACAGAAACAGTCATCTCGCGAATAAAATCTCGCAATATAAAATTTGACAAAGAACTAGCCCAATACATCACAACAAACAATATCAATTTTCACACTAATAATTACGATAAAATCGAACCCATTTCCATCCTCATTGCATTCATCCACGCACCCAAAGACAACTATCTCGACATTCCTCAAAACGTATCCAAAGTCTCTTACTTTTACAAGACCTTCCGTCAAGAAGATTACGAATTCCGCAATGACACGCTCTTTTTCCAGCTCAGCCCCAAAAAGCTCGATAAGACATTCAAGTTCTTTATAACAAAAGAAGCTCTGGAACAAAAAAACGTGCGCATCCTTGAAACCGAAGGAGCCAAAATCGGTGTCGAAAAATTGGACATCAATATCATAAAGGATGACAAAAAAGAGAGCTATTTCAACATCCGCGGATTCCTCTTCTTGGAGTAA
- a CDS encoding DUF4153 domain-containing protein, which translates to MDFTKIKKYPSQITSAFKRFPLASTFAIFTFYAFVMIYDLGPAISDEAGKPFLWLSIYPVAAMLIAVATSLFQESQKSTSHHSQIITSSAWIIISAALVSFLFTKNEDNLFYFTSTIILVYIVALFSIFFAPFWKQKDENAFWNFLQKNIKALITAVIISAILLGAIEGLVFGFAGLFDTDFSENVYIYIFLFCSCTVLPILYFTGIPSIDECIEEAPSLNKFTTSTIRFLFIPVLAIGIALFYAYIIKFIVQWDMPEGVVSAFVSGFMVYMLALATVMYPAHLTSSETLEKRLLKIFPAACIPLVVLMTIDIITMLLDSDIDEEFFYIIAINIYFYAVIAIWLIDKIKRKFRYIALTFCVLFFICTDTPLNAPIITRHIWAQSIENALIEQGYSNFPLSEEDENKFIAALKKRNDKNAKKVLLRIQKLDDEYLTRYFSEKISLIDEPESCCTAPDTTEKFETFEADINNTNQNALKIPQGAKQAFFIDLNFDNDDFEYRGDTLSFLINITDDQDTSKHSTYNFRITKQELKIDSLNTIETDSAIIGIRELHTEQRSETSHSLRIDGLLFIK; encoded by the coding sequence ATGGACTTTACAAAAATCAAAAAATACCCGAGTCAAATCACGAGCGCATTCAAGCGATTCCCGCTCGCATCGACATTTGCCATCTTTACATTCTACGCATTCGTCATGATTTACGACTTGGGGCCAGCCATTTCCGATGAAGCCGGCAAGCCATTTTTATGGTTAAGCATTTACCCAGTCGCGGCAATGCTCATTGCAGTCGCCACATCGCTATTCCAAGAATCACAAAAAAGCACAAGCCATCATTCCCAAATCATCACTAGCAGTGCATGGATAATCATCTCAGCCGCATTAGTTTCTTTTCTCTTTACTAAAAACGAAGACAATCTTTTTTACTTCACAAGCACCATCATACTTGTTTATATAGTAGCCCTTTTCAGCATTTTCTTCGCCCCGTTCTGGAAACAAAAAGACGAGAACGCATTTTGGAATTTTTTGCAAAAGAACATCAAGGCCTTAATAACCGCAGTCATCATCTCCGCAATTTTACTCGGCGCCATCGAAGGCCTAGTATTTGGTTTTGCCGGGCTTTTCGACACGGATTTCAGCGAGAACGTTTACATTTACATCTTCCTTTTTTGTTCTTGCACAGTGCTCCCCATATTGTATTTTACAGGGATCCCTTCCATTGACGAATGCATTGAAGAAGCACCATCTTTGAACAAATTCACAACAAGCACGATTCGTTTCCTCTTTATCCCGGTACTTGCAATCGGCATTGCGCTCTTTTATGCCTATATCATCAAGTTCATTGTGCAATGGGACATGCCCGAAGGCGTAGTATCCGCATTTGTTTCTGGATTCATGGTTTACATGCTCGCGCTTGCCACCGTGATGTACCCTGCGCACCTAACATCAAGCGAAACTCTCGAAAAACGGCTTTTAAAAATATTCCCTGCCGCCTGTATTCCCCTTGTCGTTCTAATGACCATCGACATCATCACCATGTTGCTCGATAGTGACATCGACGAAGAGTTCTTCTACATCATCGCCATTAACATTTACTTTTACGCCGTTATCGCCATATGGCTCATCGACAAAATCAAGCGCAAATTCCGATACATAGCCTTGACTTTCTGCGTACTGTTCTTTATCTGCACAGACACACCCTTAAACGCCCCAATAATCACCCGCCACATATGGGCCCAAAGCATTGAAAACGCACTTATCGAGCAAGGCTACAGCAACTTCCCGCTAAGTGAAGAAGACGAGAACAAGTTTATTGCAGCCCTTAAAAAAAGGAATGATAAAAATGCCAAAAAGGTCTTGTTGCGAATCCAGAAACTCGACGACGAATATTTAACCCGATATTTTTCCGAAAAGATTTCCTTAATCGACGAACCTGAATCCTGCTGTACCGCCCCCGACACGACCGAAAAATTCGAAACCTTCGAAGCGGACATAAACAACACCAACCAGAATGCGCTTAAAATTCCCCAAGGCGCAAAACAAGCCTTTTTCATAGATCTTAATTTCGATAACGACGATTTCGAATACCGTGGCGACACGCTCTCGTTCTTGATCAACATTACCGATGACCAGGACACCTCAAAACATTCCACTTACAATTTCCGCATCACCAAGCAAGAACTCAAGATAGATTCCTTAAACACCATCGAAACGGATA
- a CDS encoding thioesterase family protein: protein MENNFSFKTRIQVRYAETDAMGVVHHATYPIWFEQARVDFFRAVGAPYDEVEREGFASPVLELNVQYKRPCRFGDFVDVETKLVHEGRCKYKFLYQVTLNGELCTTGYSVHVFTKGGVPTRDRPECIKKVEDKIFSD from the coding sequence ATGGAAAACAATTTTTCTTTTAAGACCCGCATTCAAGTCCGTTACGCCGAAACTGACGCCATGGGCGTCGTGCACCACGCCACCTACCCCATCTGGTTTGAACAGGCCCGTGTTGACTTTTTCCGCGCCGTTGGAGCCCCCTACGACGAAGTCGAACGCGAAGGATTCGCAAGCCCGGTCCTCGAATTGAACGTGCAGTACAAGCGCCCGTGCCGCTTTGGTGATTTTGTCGATGTAGAAACCAAGCTTGTGCACGAAGGACGTTGCAAATACAAGTTCCTCTATCAGGTGACTTTGAACGGCGAACTTTGCACGACCGGTTATTCCGTACATGTATTCACGAAGGGCGGAGTCCCGACACGCGACAGGCCCGAATGCATCAAGAAAGTCGAAGACAAAATCTTTAGCGACTAA
- a CDS encoding GTP-binding protein, with protein sequence MAKEHFDRSKPHCNIGTIGHVDHGKTTLTAAICTTLAAKGLAAAKRFDEIDNAPEEKARGITINTSHVEYTTANRHYAHVDCPGHADYVKNMVTGAAQMDG encoded by the coding sequence ATGGCAAAAGAACATTTTGACAGAAGTAAGCCGCATTGCAACATCGGCACCATCGGTCACGTTGACCACGGTAAAACCACTCTTACTGCAGCAATCTGCACGACTCTCGCAGCTAAGGGTCTCGCCGCTGCAAAGCGTTTCGACGAAATCGACAACGCTCCAGAAGAAAAGGCTCGTGGTATCACGATCAATACTTCTCACGTCGAATACACCACCGCTAACCGTCACTACGCACACGTCGACTGCCCGGGGCATGCTGACTATGTGAAGAACATGGTGACTGGTGCTGCTCAGATGGACGGC
- a CDS encoding replication-associated recombination protein A, with protein sequence MDAPLAERLRPQNLDEFLGQNKILGQQSLLRKSLENDSIPSMIFWGPPGCGKTSLAHVIKQHTKKRFVALSAVASGVKEVKEVLADARQMKHAFMDTILFIDEIHRFNKGQQDALLGAVEDGTVTLIGATTENPGFEVNGALLSRCQLILFAPLSKEDLRTLIFSALRDHPRGLQLKDVEVEDAVVDKLIAQSEGDARFLLNQLEWIGKNLGDNKVIDEKLLEEFQYKKPLRYDKSGEEHYNLISALHKSVRGSDPDAALYWMHRMLQGGEDPRFILRRLMRMSMEDIGLADPNALLLATSAREAYDFMGIPEGLIALDELAVYLALAPKSNSLELAGMKADAIVKQTGTLPVPRAYRNSVTRVGKQLGYGNGYEYDHDSPGGYSAQEHLPTQLVGTTIYEPKPYGREKALGERLAQLKQIKKERQEKEVGGRQ encoded by the coding sequence ATGGACGCCCCTTTAGCAGAACGCCTACGCCCGCAAAACCTCGACGAGTTTCTTGGACAAAACAAGATTCTCGGACAGCAGAGTTTGCTTCGCAAGAGTCTCGAAAACGACTCGATTCCCAGCATGATTTTCTGGGGTCCTCCGGGTTGCGGAAAGACTAGCCTCGCCCACGTCATCAAGCAGCACACCAAGAAACGCTTTGTTGCGCTCTCGGCAGTCGCTAGCGGCGTGAAAGAGGTCAAGGAAGTTCTCGCGGACGCACGCCAGATGAAGCACGCGTTCATGGATACGATTCTCTTCATCGACGAAATCCACCGCTTTAACAAAGGCCAGCAAGACGCATTGCTTGGTGCGGTGGAAGATGGCACGGTGACGCTCATCGGAGCAACCACGGAGAATCCTGGCTTTGAAGTGAACGGGGCTTTGCTCAGCCGCTGCCAGCTGATTTTGTTCGCACCGCTCAGCAAAGAGGACTTGCGGACACTCATTTTCAGTGCCTTGCGAGACCACCCACGCGGTTTACAGCTCAAGGACGTCGAAGTCGAAGACGCTGTTGTCGATAAACTCATTGCGCAATCCGAAGGCGACGCGCGATTCTTGCTGAACCAGCTCGAATGGATTGGCAAGAACCTCGGCGACAACAAAGTCATTGACGAAAAACTGCTCGAAGAATTCCAGTACAAGAAGCCCCTGCGTTACGACAAAAGCGGCGAAGAGCATTACAACCTGATTTCGGCGTTGCACAAATCCGTGCGCGGTTCCGACCCAGACGCGGCACTTTACTGGATGCACCGCATGCTGCAAGGCGGCGAAGACCCGCGATTCATTTTGCGTCGCCTCATGCGCATGAGCATGGAAGACATCGGGCTTGCAGACCCGAATGCGCTACTGCTTGCAACAAGCGCCCGCGAAGCGTACGACTTCATGGGAATCCCGGAAGGCTTGATCGCACTTGACGAGCTCGCCGTTTATTTGGCACTCGCGCCCAAGAGCAACAGTCTCGAACTCGCCGGTATGAAAGCAGACGCCATCGTAAAGCAGACGGGAACGCTCCCCGTGCCGCGCGCCTATCGCAATTCCGTGACTCGCGTCGGCAAGCAGCTCGGCTACGGAAACGGCTACGAGTACGATCACGACAGCCCGGGTGGCTACTCTGCGCAGGAGCATTTGCCCACGCAACTTGTCGGCACGACGATTTACGAGCCCAAGCCCTACGGACGCGAAAAGGCACTCGGCGAACGCCTCGCGCAGTTGAAGCAGATTAAAAAGGAACGGCAAGAAAAAGAAGTAGGCGGTAGACAGTAG